From the Salmo trutta chromosome 30, fSalTru1.1, whole genome shotgun sequence genome, one window contains:
- the LOC115168676 gene encoding aerolysin-like protein translates to MATTLELIGGQGGSSFDFHGMNNCATLKKIGVAVGGSQVKAVRAELTDGRVATFGDANTFNEFEFKLGERITKLSLWGNGAGTRLGAIKFTTSENREFFEKMNSWGLKTEYTIDVGSGICLGLQGRYGSDIDCMGFLFINTIKSSVLTDMTYPTLSLFKPQVSPEYVKSLSHHNDTSLVQEESIAYSKTLTKTSSWSVSNKIESTLNVSVKAGIPDLVEVTSGFSLTVGVEHSTSLEKTETITESDTINVKIPPGKTLDVEITVGRANIDLDYEAKVKVTCMNGSQLVFPSKGTYTGVTYTSARVSTKER, encoded by the exons atggCAACCACACTGGAACTAATAGGTGGTCAAGGAGGCAGTTCATTTGATTTCCACGGCATGAACAACTGTGCCACCCTTAAGAAGATCGGAGTGGCGGTGGGAGGCTCGCAGGTCAAAGCTGTGCGGGCGGAGCTGACCGACGGGCGCGTTGCGACCTTTGGAGATGCAAACACTTTCAATGAGTTTGAGTTCAAACTCGGCGAGCGCATCACCAAGCTGTCGCTGTGGGGTAACGGCGCCGGCACACGTCTGGGTGCCATCAAGTTCACGACGAGTGAGAACCGTGAGTTCTTTGAAAAAATGAACAGCTGGGGACTGAAGACTGAGTACACCATAGATGTGGGGTCCGGAATCTGCCTGGGGCTGCAGGGCAGGTATGGCTCGGACATCGACTGCATGGGCTTCCTCTTCATCAACACCATCAAGTCGTCCGTGCTGACCGACATGACGTATCCCACCCTGTCCCTCTTCAAACCCCAG GTGAGCCCAGAATATGTGAAATCCCTGTCTCACCACAACGACACCTCGTTGGTTCAAGAAGAATCCATTGCATACAGCAAGACACTGACCAAAACTTCCTCCTGGTCAGTCAGCAACAAGATAGAATCCACCTTGAATGTGTCAGTTAAAGCGGGGATCCCAGATCTGGTCGAGGTGACATCAGGGTTCAGCTTGACCGTGGGAGTGGAGCATTCCACCAGCCTGGAGAAGACAGAGACCATAACAGAATCGGACACCATCAACGTGAAGATCCCGCCAGGGAAGACCTTGGATGTTGAGATCACAGTGGGGAGAGCAAATATCGACCTCGACTACGAGGCCAAAGTGAAAGTCACCTGCATGAATGGCAGTCAGCTGGTCTTCCCATCCAAAGGCACCTACACTGGTGTGACTTACACTTCAGCGAGGGTATCCACAAAGGAGAGATGA